CCGCGTCATCCCGGGGAATACGCCAGCATGCTGGGCGAGCGGATCGAGCGACACGGCGTGAAGGTGTGGCTGGTGAACACCGGCTGGACCGGTGGACCGTACGGACGGGGGACCCGGATGAAGCTCTCGTATACCCGAACGATGGTGCGGGCCGCCCTCGCGGGGGAGCTCGACAGCGCGGGGTTCGCGCGTGACCCGGTCTTCGGCCTGGAAGTGCCAGTGGCGGTTCCTGGCGTGCCGGCGGAGGTGCTGTCGCCCCGAAGCACCTGGTCCGATCCCGCCGCCTACGATGCCCAGGCGCGCAAGCTGGCCCAGATGTTCCGCGAGAACTTCGAGCAGTATCGCGCCGGCGTGCCCGCATCGGTGGCGGACGCGGGACCCGCGGTGTGAGCCGCCGGACGGGGCCGCGGCCCCGGGAGGGCGCGGAGCTGGAGGTCATCCGCGACCCTCTGTGGGACAACATCCGGCTGGATCGCCCCGCCCTCCTCGCGCTGGATACGCCGACGGTTCAGCGCCTCCGCTACGTGCGACAGGTGGGACATGCCTTCCTGGTGTATCCCGGCGCCACCCACACCCGATTCGAGCACGCGCTCGGCGCGTATCATCTGACTCGCCGGGCGCTGGCCAGCCTGGAAGAGCACGGCGAGCTCGACCTGGTGGCCCAGGAGGATTGCCTCGCCGTGCGCCTGGCGGCGCTGCTACACGACATCGGCCATTACCCGTTCAGCCACGCGCTGGAGGAGGCGGGCTTTCCCTCCCACGAGACGCTCGGCGTGGCCAAGCTCAGGCAGGGGGAGCTGGGCCAGGTCCTGACCGAGATCGGCGGCCGCGGATTTGCCGACCGGGTGGGGGATCTCATCGCCGGCAGGAGCGCGAGCCCGCTACAGGGATTGATCTCCGGCTCGCTGGATCTCGATAAGATCGACTACCTGAGCCGCGACGCCAGGATGTGCGGCGTCCCCTATGGGACGGTCGACGTCGATCGCCTGCTGGCGACGCTGACGCTGGTCGAGACCGGACCCGGGCGGCACCAGGTGGGTGTCCAGGAGAAGGGCCTGAGCGCGCTCGAGTCGCTCCTGTTCGCCAAGTACCAGATGTATCGCAACGTGTACTGGCACCACGCGGTGCGGGCGGCCACCTGCATGTTCAAGCGGGCGGTGCGAGCCGCCGTGGCGCGGGGAAGCCTCTCGGCGGAGTCGATCGCGGAGGCCACCGACGACGGGCTGATGGAGCTGCTGATCAGCCGGGACGGCAACCCGCTGGCGCTCGCCATCCGGGCCAGGCGCCTCCACAAGCGCGCGCTCGACCTGCCTGCCAGCGATGTCTCTCCCGAGGCACAGCCGTGGGTCGCGGACGATCCGGCGCTGCTGGAACGGGTGGAGGACGCGCTCGCCCGGCAGGTCGGGCTCGAGGAGGGGGAGTTGCTGCTGGATTTTCCGGTGCGGTCGTCGATGCTGGGAGTGGATCTACCGCTCCGGACCCGGAGTGGCGCGGTGGAGCGGCTGACCGATGAGGGGCGCGCCGGCCAGCTGGGCCTGCCCCGGGTGGCCGACGAGCTCTACCGCACCGCGCGGCGTCTCCGGGTGTTCGTCGCGCGGACGCCGGCTCGCCCGCTCACCGGGCTGCTGGAGCTGATCACCTGGCCGGCGGCCGAAGTGGAGCGCGCGTTGGCCGGCGAAGCGATCCTTATCTAGGTCCTTATCTAAGCGATGTTGGTATAGACGAAAACCCCAGGGACAGGAGTTAGGATGATCACACGTCGCACATTCGTGGGGCAGGCGGCCGGAGTGGTGCTCGCATCGCTGGGCGGTCGCGCGCTGCTGGCGGAGGCCCGGAACGATCTGGCAACGCCGATCGTGGTCTACAAGAGCGCCAGTTGCGGCTGTTGCGCCAAGTGGGTGGACCACCTCCGGGCCACCGGGTTCACCCCGACCGTCCACGACGAAGCAGACATGGATTCGGTCAAGGACCGGCTTGGGGTGCCCAAAGACGTCCGCTCCTGTCACACGGCCGTGCTGGGCCGGTACCTGATAGAAGGCCACGTGCCCGCCGCCGACCTCCGATCCTTGCTCGCGAGACACCCCGCGATCGCGGGACTCGCGGTGCCGGGAATGCCGGGCGGCACACCAGGGATGGCCTCCCCCGGCGCGCCGGCCGAGCCGTACGAAGTGCTTGCCTTCCAGCTCGATGGGAAGACCCAGAGCTACGCGAGGCACTGAGGACGGGAACGACGGTAAGGGCGGGAAGGGCGGTAAAGACGGAAAGCAACACAGAGCCCTACATGCGCGAACCTTCCCGCCCTTCCCGTCCTTAC
The Gemmatimonadales bacterium genome window above contains:
- a CDS encoding DUF411 domain-containing protein; translated protein: MITRRTFVGQAAGVVLASLGGRALLAEARNDLATPIVVYKSASCGCCAKWVDHLRATGFTPTVHDEADMDSVKDRLGVPKDVRSCHTAVLGRYLIEGHVPAADLRSLLARHPAIAGLAVPGMPGGTPGMASPGAPAEPYEVLAFQLDGKTQSYARH
- a CDS encoding HD domain-containing protein; translation: MSRRTGPRPREGAELEVIRDPLWDNIRLDRPALLALDTPTVQRLRYVRQVGHAFLVYPGATHTRFEHALGAYHLTRRALASLEEHGELDLVAQEDCLAVRLAALLHDIGHYPFSHALEEAGFPSHETLGVAKLRQGELGQVLTEIGGRGFADRVGDLIAGRSASPLQGLISGSLDLDKIDYLSRDARMCGVPYGTVDVDRLLATLTLVETGPGRHQVGVQEKGLSALESLLFAKYQMYRNVYWHHAVRAATCMFKRAVRAAVARGSLSAESIAEATDDGLMELLISRDGNPLALAIRARRLHKRALDLPASDVSPEAQPWVADDPALLERVEDALARQVGLEEGELLLDFPVRSSMLGVDLPLRTRSGAVERLTDEGRAGQLGLPRVADELYRTARRLRVFVARTPARPLTGLLELITWPAAEVERALAGEAILI